taaagtaattttacaAGTGTATatgatatttttgtaatttatgcaATAAATGGTGACGGATGTGAATAGTCGAGTCTTTCATTCTTCCAAGTTATTCCTGGAGGGTCAACGACACAAATAACGAAGAATTTTCGCTTGGCGCCCTATCAAATTCATCAGATTGCCTCTAGTTTGAGTCGGTTATTGTGTTGGAGAAAATAAAAAgcagaagaaaataaatacgtCAGAATCGTAAGATATTGATAGTTGTGGTTGTTAGGATGAGGATGTGCATTCAATTCAGCGATCTTTACAAGGACGAACCGGCCGAACCGAAACTCATTTATTCAGCGGCTACACcctttgttaaaaaaacatacGTGATGAAACACGAAATAGTGATgagaaattgaaaactttattaCAGAACCACAAATTCAATTACTAACCCCAACCCTCGGATGGTTATTCGATAAATTGGACAATTATTAGTCGTCATTAGCGTTGATTTTTACTAGTTACGATTCGATTCCAAACAATATTGCGTCGAACGTGACGTAagtaaatttgaaaacttgCAACAAAGAAACAAGTGTACCGTAccattgaaaatttaaaaaaaaaaataaaaaatttaatttacccGATGGAGAATGGTGAAATGTTTTCTGACACTGCAatgaaaaagaatttattttgaaaaaaaagaaaaacagtttttGTGTTTACGGGGACAGCGcatagtattttttaaatgataagAAATGTCGCGTCTAACAGACGGATGGACTATgttaatgcaaaaaaaattgctgtgttttgtttcaaaatgtgtaCAGGTACTACGTTACAAAGAAAGGTAAACACCCTTTTATTGATCTTGTTTCTCTTGTTGTCCCGTGTTCACGGCCTTCTGGAGTCCATGCCTGACAGCCTGACAACATCTTAAAATGGTGCCTACAGATCTGCAAATTCTTCTGGCAATTTCTAAAATCCGCCCTCTTTCAAAGTCACTAAGCTGAGGAATCTGACCAAGTGTACGCACTCGCGGCATTGCTCGCCTTACAAAAACACTTTTCcaacaagttttataaaattcaaaggtcaaaattttcaatataaacaaaatttccgTACACTTGCAATAACCGAACCAGCAGCACAAAAGGCAGAATAGGTACTGCATAGATAGGGCTGCAAATTTAATCATTTCTTATCTGACCCAAAACACATTTGCCCGCAAAaacttattgaaataaaactataaatactgggtgtttacctttctttgtcacgtagtacatatattatattttagaatttcaAAGTTATCAATTATCATACAATAAATGTGCAGGGAGAAAGTTCGAACACAGAAATAATATTACGGGAAAATGttgataaaaaagaaaatgagtACATTTACATTTGTACAGATAACGcataattattcaaaaaaagtGCGTTAAACTAGTgtgacacgatactaaatttcacagaaaattctgtaaaaatgacaaagacaaactatgatcctgatcgttcattggtcctgatcgagggtctctctcattttgtaacaaattttctacaacatctagcatcgtgtcaaacagccTTTAggagtaaaatttaaaaagtggTAATAAATTAAGGTTAAAGAGAGAGAAAAGTAATGAAAAAGTACAAATGCATTACACGATTGAACAATAAATGGTGAAAGTACTGATGTTAAATTATAGAGAGTAAAGAATAAGaagtaaaaaaagttttactgCACAAAAAAGAATAGAACcaactaaaaaataataaaaaagcaaaatttaaattggagAAAAAATTTGAAGACAGAAAATtgagataattatttttaaaaatgcctATTTAAGGAAAAAAGAACAGCATTTTGAAAGGAACAAGGAACAAACGTCCAAAATAATAGATAACAGAATGGGAGAATTGACCAAAAGAACATCCAAAGAAGGAATACTATACTCGATAATAAAGTGTcagatatttgaaaaaaaaaaaacctaatgggtaaaatataatttatagaTTTCGGTTGATCAAGATGCTGAGTATAGACAACTTACTTTACACTTAAGACTTCTGTTGCCTACTAATCTTCTAATTGGGCATTGATAGttctcaaatatttaaaaaaaaacgtaaatatCTGGATACTAATGTTACATAACACTTGCAGTTGTATAAACACTTTGGGCACttagttttaatattttactacTTCTTAAATTTCTAAAAACTCATTTAACTTGGCATTCTTATCGTCCACGTGACATCTAACGAACGCTTCGCGAAACTTGCCAAACAGTTTGACGAAGAGGTTAagttagaaaaattttttttggtaacaCTAAATCAATTCTAAATTaacgattaataaaaaaaattcaaaatacaaTCGTTGTAAATAGAATTTTAGGTATAATTTCAGTCTGTTGGGgtgaaagtgaggttaggatTTTTGCCGCGATGTTGGTTGGTTTGTCTACTGTGAAATAACGTTGCGTTATTAATTGAAATGTGTTTAGGAACTTCAAGATTTAAAAGATTTCTCAATTCACAAATGGTATGAGAAGTTTAAAGATGTTTCACTTGAAGCCATATTAATTGAGATCCCGTTGGTCCTACTAGAGAAATTTCAATCTGACGCCTCTGATGTGGACATAGAAGAGGTGAAATTCTTCTTGTACAAATCGTTTTTCAATCACGACACTTATAGGTTTGTTCAGGAGAGTATGTAGCTGAATTGAAGAATGCAATCAATAGTTTAAATAATAGCGCCTTTGTTAAAAACAACTGGCATGCTCCAATGGTACATGgtttgtgaatttttgtaaagaaaTTATAGTGTGGAGTTTTCAGGATGCCAAAATGTTTAGTTTTGGAAATCAGTTGAAAGtaacaaatataaatgaaCTGTCTTTGTACTTATCTACTTCCAATATTATTTCTGAAGATTTTTCCTCCCAGCAAAGTAGCATTCCATTTTATATAGTTCTGAAACCTTGGAAAAGTATTCATCCAGCCTCAGAGTTTAGATGTATCatcattaataatattttaagagGTGTAGGTGATTATGATTATGCTGCCAGTCATTACTTTTGGCATTTTTTAGGTATAACACCTCGAGACTGGCCAACATATTATGCACACTTCAAGGAAGAGGGCCctctaattattgataaaattacaaatttctaTAAAGAGAACATCGCCGGTAAATTCCTAAGAAACCATTGTAAATTAACGATTCACGTAGATGTGTGTTTTTtagtaagatttttttaattccagaTACTTTTGATGTGATAATGTCATTTCCTGATCAGCCCTACATTATTGATTTTGGACCTCTTAACAgcaaatcaaatttatatGCCTTCTCTTGGAAAGAAATTTTACCACTTCTCAACAAAGTCCGTATTTTAGTAATTAAGTAATATAATTTAACCTTCTAAATTTATGTGTAACTCAGCGTGGTTCTACTTTTTCTAATtgcgtttttattttgcagGAGGTGCCAGAAGAGGTCGCTCCCATATTCCGGTATTTAGACACAGACATCGGTATTACGACACGAACTGACGCAATATATAAAATCGCAAACgcatttacataattaactGTCAcacgtaaaatattttaaaatttgatgtgAATGTTGCTGCGCCTTTTTGAATAGACACGTTGTTATTAGTTTACCCAATGCCAAGGTCATAGACCTTTACAGGAATCTGTATTtgtaacattttcaaatataacacctgttgattttgttgaaattcctttattaTGTAAAACAGCTTTGTGTGATCAACATGAAATgttcctttttttattatttgtaaaattaacaCTATGTCTTAGAATTCTCAGTTCAAgtattcttaaattttaactATTACAAGAATATGTGGCTTAAGGTGTTGTCTTAGaaaaacaaatgtaattttctttATATGTACTTACATTAGTAAATTGATTAAGCACAATTGAAAGAATACTCGTCTATAATCTATGCCAACATAGAGTCCTAGAAGATCTAAATGTGTACTGgtaattccattttttagaaaatgtattATAAATGAATATAACTATTTTGGATTcgactttataataaatgttcaattTCTTCAATATCTTTTACAGACTGACTTTTCTATACCAGGTATAAATTTATTAGATGTCATTCTTGTTCTTTGtttctctctttttttttatgtctccaattactattttattgttcatctacgaaaaatgttatttaacaattatctCTATGCACAACGTTACagggtttttttttacaaatactgTTGTAATACTCTACTGAACCCATCAACAGTTTGTACATATATTTTTCCTACCTTTCTTAACAAATATTCGTTcttgtcacaaatttatgcAGAATGTAGAGAATAGGACAATAAGGTAAATACTTTGTATTATTCTCATAGCTGGAAATTATATTGACAAAGGAATTGGACTTATTGTAGTACCtcattttttggaaaattacagCACAATAGACATCTTTCATCTTAACTCAAGAATCTAGAGTGGTCGAGATTTTTTCGTCGTTGGGTTGTTCGCTTAGATGTCTATTATTAAACTTGGAATCTTTTACattagtttttgaaaatttcatatcAGATATCTGCTTCTTCAATGAAGGAAATTACTGTCGAACTCAGAATCAACAAGAAAGAATGAACGAGTTCCTGCATTTCCCGAATCATCCTTGGTCCCATTAAAcatacaacaaaatttttaacttttatatTGATAATTACACGACTGTGGcattgtttatattttcttttacatAATTGTCTTGTATTCACTGTAATGCAAAACTGAAATGTAAGTCCTTTTATTATTAGTCCTGACCTCGTTCAGGGATTATGTGATGTTATTAAGTTAATTAATCTCCCCTAGTCTGTAATTATACACATTAAAGTCGGAAATTGTACGtcctttttgaatatttattttaatttgttatagAATACCACCAGAAACAGTTCACAAAATGAATAAACACACCGATTCTCTAGGGAAATGTTCCTGTACACGTCGTCGCCCCTTATTCAGGATACAAAAAAAGTACAAAGGAACACTCGGTTATTAAATAATTCCCACAAAAAGAATAAACGTTCAAAGaaagtcatttaaaatttttttaaacgtgtacctattacataattttgactttttcatgtttaatttcaacaaagGTCGAGTTGCATATATGTAATAacgttttctatttttaatccaTATATTCTAATAattgttaacaaaataaacattattgAAAAAGATCCCGAAAGTAAAAGTtggaaattatatttgttgttattaaatatataattattacACCAGTTTTATTCAGAAAAGTTGAATTAGTGTATTTTTATTGGTAGAATTTCtcattatcaaaaatttacaaGACATGAAAATCAAGAATCGAGTCTTAGATTGGTCCATGTGGTTTTTAACTGTCATCAGTTGTCAAAAGTAGGTCACATCTATCAACGTTCGCATTATTCCAATTATCTTTAATTATCGTAGGTTTTGTTGACTTGGTGATCGTGTAGATGATATACCAAAATCAATTAGATTGATTAacaagtaaaaacaaaatcaaatgcaaGCGATGAACTTACGTAAGGatgataattttaaaagtgacgtGTGTAAAAAAGAGCATAAGAGAAATCGTGTATGTATTGGATAATGGATACAATCCAAGGAccaatataaaatatatttacgtTACCACTACACTTTTAAGATCAAAAATGATTGctgaaaaacataattacagtttCAGTTATGATGGTAGTGGTGTAAGATTAAGAATCTACCAGGGAATATTTTTAATCTCGCTGTTTCCATTCGGGAAACAAGAAGCAATCTACAAAAGGCcagaagattttttaaatgacaacaaatgcaataaaaaatagtgGCAAATAATCGTTTCGATGTGTTTGAAAAACTATTAATTTGAGTTTGACGTACCCGTGGCCAACCCACCATTAACGAAAACACCAATATCGTGCGAAGTAacaattccaaattttaaaaaaattgaagttgtaaaaatacaaatattgtCGACTGATGGGAcctatttttattctgataaTTAAAACTTGTAAAAGTCAAAGTCTAACAAGTTATTGACAGATTTGACCcacttttatttgacaattatgaCAATGTTCGTACGAGTCAATCTACGACTGGATTTTGGTTTGTCACGCCCAACTGATGGACCTGCAATTTTTTGACGAtactgttaaaaaaatttagagTTTATTGCGactcattatttttttgataGTTTAACGTTTATAGAAAACAGTTAATTTCGACGagaaatggaaaaataatGGTTTCTGATTATGTTTGTGggctattttattttggggtGCAGAATAGGGGACGAGTTTGttacaaacatatttttaatatacgaTCTATTTAAATTATCAGCACGATTTGCGTTATATACATATGTGTATCGGCgagattaaatatttatttaagccGAAAAAGGCCCGATAAAGCGTTCAGCACGAATTCTAGccatgaaattttaaatcgaacATCGCTTGATTTAAGCTTAGCGTGACAGTCACCACCGGAGAGGgtagaaatatataaatagGTGTCGTgaataaattatgaaaaagtGTAGGGTGATTTAAAAATTCGAATTTCCCCCCCAGATCCGACGTCGTCCATGCGTAGG
The sequence above is drawn from the Tenebrio molitor chromosome X, icTenMoli1.1, whole genome shotgun sequence genome and encodes:
- the LOC138140388 gene encoding translation initiation factor eIF2 assembly protein-like; translated protein: MLELQDLKDFSIHKWYEKFKDVSLEAILIEIPLVLLEKFQSDASDVDIEEVCSGEYVAELKNAINSLNNSAFVKNNWHAPMDAKMFSFGNQLKVTNINELSLYLSTSNIISEDFSSQQSSIPFYIVLKPWKSIHPASEFRCIIINNILRGITPRDWPTYYAHFKEEGPLIIDKITNFYKENIAGKFLRNHYTFDVIMSFPDQPYIIDFGPLNSKSNLYAFSWKEILPLLNKEVPEEVAPIFRYLDTDIGITTRTDAIYKIANAFT